The segment GTATTCATTTAATTTCCGGGGAAAGATAATTCAAGCAAACAAATGGAACATTAAAAATACTTTCCTGTATCGGTGTTTCAGTTGAGTCAAGGGACACAACTCAAATTAGATTTTAaactatttatatttgtatatatatgtatacatacatgcaacacacacacacgcacacatatatatgtatatatatatatatatatatatatatatatatatataacacagacaggTACAGAATCAGCGAACTTcttttaaaaagttatatatatacatacacacacacatatatatacacacacacacacacatatatacagacatatatacacaaacacacacccaatgtaaatgtatttttacatgcatacatatataggtatatatatatacaaacatatatatatttatatatatatatatatatattcatatatatattcatatatatatatattcatatatatatatacataaagtatatatatgcatatatatattatataaacataaatgcctatatatttatatataaatataatataaatgcatacacacacacacacacacacacacacccacccacatatatatacacacattgtgaataattaggttcttattatttggattggattagtctcgggttagatcgaaacatgATTCATCATTCATATTTATCACAATCTTAAATATACAGTACTTCACATAATTATTTAacttcccttttatcactttcacaaaaatatataatttcctgTTTGAATTCCCGTTCTTTCGGCTTCAGTTTTCCTGCCTTTGTTGTCTTTCCGATCACACTAGACAGAGCAGGATATAAAACGGGGAAAAATGGAGGATCCCCTCCTGTCCGGCCGTTGACAGCAGAAGGTCTCTATTTGGAGAAATTCCCGAACAAATTAACGATTTCGTTATTTACCTAATTTCTAAATAATTACTAgagtctataaacatatataaatccaaaaaAATAAAGTCCGACTTCTCTGTCCATCCTAATAGAAAATTAATTTAACCTTTACCCTGTATGGATGTCCAAGAGCGACTAAACTAGATAATGGATTCGTGcttagtggccaccttggccacgtcacggacggccacgtcacgaaccttttcctTGCCACAAAACGAAACTGAACCTCAAGATCCACGACCATATATTGTCCGAATTACCAGTAGCTTGCTGGTTTgtcgctcaacaccttgctaatatCTTTCATTAGCAATCTTTTAAATGCAATAATGTTATtccttcacacacatataaacacacaggtatacatatgcatgtatctatatatctgtctacctatctctctcaatatatatatatatatatatgtattcatataaatgcatatatatatatatatatatatatatatatatatatatatatatatgtattcatataaatgcatatatatatatatatatatatatatatatatatatacatatatatatatatatgtgtgtgtgtgtgtgtgtgtgtgtgtgtgtgtgtgtatgtctgtgtatgtatacattcacatatatacaaatatatgtatgtatgtatgtatatatatatacatatacatatatacatacatatatgtgcttatatatgtatatatatgtatatatatatatttatatatatatatatgaacagatatttatatatatatacatatatgtgcttatatatattgtacagacatatatatatatatatatatatatatatatatatatgtagatagatatagatatatatatgtagatagatatagatatatatatgtagatagatatagatatatatatatgcatatatgtatatatctatgaacatgaatttatacaaacacatacacacacacacacacgcacacacatatatatatatatacacacacacacacatatatatatattaatgtgagtgtgtgtctgtacacgtaaactatatatatatatatatatatatatatatatatatatatatatatatatatatataaatatatatatatttttttctgttggtatggaaaagtatttttttgtatgattcATGTATTTTCCAGAATTAATCTTTTACTGAAAATAAACAAGTAATTGTTTTACATCGTATTTATATTTGTCATGTCATTGTAtggtttatattaaaaatatggtCATATGAACTTTGATAGTAAGTTTTCCATATATATTAGGGATGGAATCTCTGATGTAGCACACATGCCCGTTTATTCGTTTGTTCTTCGAGTAACTTCGGAGATTTTGCCCCACAAAACTCACAGCCCCACGGTAGCTAAGCCCTGCATTTCGAAAAGATATGCAGTTTCAAGAGTGGTCTGGCTTTCCGAAGGTCTAAAAAGAAATATTTCTGGCAACACGACGTAAGAAGTGGATTGGTAAGAGAACGGAAAACCTATTcacaacttttttcttttcttttcatatttaatGACAATGTGGAAatgttttttctactttttgtAATTTCATGATCTAACAGACTTTTTTCTATTGTAATAGCGTCGTTTCTATTGATCTGTTTGGTGTTGCTTTATACATCTCTGTGTTACTAACTACTCTAGTGgatgaaaaatatacaaaaaatataagcaTACCTTATAAATAGTAGCAGTGTGCAAGGAATGATAGTATGAAGGCATCAATAAAGAAGCGTAGGAAAAGATTTCAGAAAAGAATGAATCTGATGtagctgtttatttatatatttatcaatctcttaGATTTCAATGCACGATTTAGGGTTAAAACCTCGATGGTGATGCGCGTTGTCATCGACGTCTCGCTTTCTTCCTTACAACCGAGACTGGCGGTCGTGAGTGTGTAGAATTGGCAAAACTAGAGAACCATTCCTTTGCAGTAAACGCCATCGGCTGTGTTGCTCTTGATCCAGTCGAGGTAGCTGTTGACGCGGGTGTACACGCCGGGATAGCCATCGTCTCCGCAGCCAATGCCCCAGCTCACCACGCCGATCTGTGTGGGTTGGAAGTTAATCGCAAGTCAAGAGCAGGGGAGGGTATGCTTAGATATCTTTTACTGATGAACTATCGTCATGCATGACTTATTCATACGCGCGCTTTCGACCACTCACCTGGTCGTAGTTTCCGCCTCCGTCCTTGAACACCAGAGGGCCGCCGGAGTCTCCCTGGCACGAGTCCTTGCCTGCACTTCCGGCGCACAACATGGTGTCTTGAATGGCGCTTCCGTAATTGCCGGACTGACACGCGGTGTTCGACAGCACCTGCGTTCAGAAGGCGATTAATGGTCTAGGTGTAAATggcattaccaaaaaaaaaaaaaaataaaaaataaaaaaaaataatgaaaaataaataaagttggTAACGGGGAAGAAAACTAACGATTTCATGTCTACTGCTCATATAGTCCCGTGATTTCAAAGCATCCATATTTGTGTACTGACCGTGACGTCGACTTCCCTCAGAGTGTCTGAAGACGAGCCTCCGGAGCTGGTGGTTCCCCAACCTGTGACAGTGGCCGTCCTGCCGGCGTATGTAGGGTTGGCTGGTGGCATGCACACTGGCAACACCGTGTCGCTCACCTGAAAATAAAACAGATCTTACCTTGGTATCATTGACTTTCTTAATAACTAACAAATCTAATGGATAAAACTTATTTTCAAAGAGTTCGGCACGTATGTACATCGTATTCATCGCTTGAACCGCAGATGCAATGCTCACCTTGACTGGCGACGACAATTTAACGAGAGCGATGTCGTTAATCTCGTCACCCGGCTGGTAGTTCGGATGCTCGATGATCTGAGACACAGACCTGCTAACAACACTAGTCTCTGAGGAAGTGCTCAGCCTGTGTTCGGCCAGACGGATGGTCAGGTCAGATGCTTTCATGCCCTACAATGAAAAGTCATTATCAATGGCGTCACAATCACAGTTGGTATGAATGTTACCACTGCTTTATCTAAACATTAATTGATCATTATGAGGATGATTTCACAAATGAGTACTCCCTTCTCCTTGGTCCCGTGCTCACCTCGGTGCAATGGGCGGCGGTCAGGACGTATCGGTCGTTGATCAGGGATCCGCCGCAGAACTGCTGCGAACCGTACATCAGCGCCGCTTGCCACGGCCACTCGTTCACGCCCGTGGTCGTCCCGCCCACGATCCTGGAGGCGGCCTTCTGCCCACACTTACACGTGTCGTCGAAGTTGACACGAGGCTCGACTTGAAATGAAAGACTGCTTTGAAGATGAAGATCATTACCAAAGGGAAACAAAGTTGAAAAGATGCAAAATTTATTGAAGGTTTGGATGAACAGTTTATTACTAAAAGTAAAACGGTTAGTCCGAcacatatactcacgcacacgaaAAGAACTCGTTGTAAATGAATGAAGACAGCAATGAAAATccaaaatgaaaaacgaaaatccAACGAAAACTCAGATGAGGTAACGTTTACTGACCCTCAGAAGTTGGTAGTGAAAATAACCAAGGAACTTGCAGAGACTATTGAAAAGCACCAGTGAACGGCAAATACTTCTTTCTTGCGACCAAAGAGACTTACTGACGAAGGGCAGCGAGCCGTTGAAGTGGGGAGGCGCTGCTTGGGAGACAACccccatcatcgccaccatcaggACGCTCAGGAGTCTTCGGGGTGCCATGGTCGCTACTGCTTCCTGTTCCGGCAAGACGGGTTTATATACACCGGGAGGTCTTTTTACAGTCAACACCTGTGTACGGAGCTTACATAAACTGGCATTTATAAACGTTAAGGTTTGCATACGCCTTACATCTTTTTTcaacttttcgttattttcttatttggaGGAAACACTAAATACATGTAcagcacataattttttttttttttatcactaatgATAAGAGAGTGGCCATGTAGTAGACATTGCACACGTTCAATTTAGAATATCATGTATAAATTTGTACTCA is part of the Penaeus chinensis breed Huanghai No. 1 chromosome 2, ASM1920278v2, whole genome shotgun sequence genome and harbors:
- the LOC125036891 gene encoding trypsin alpha-3-like produces the protein MAPRRLLSVLMVAMMGVVSQAAPPHFNGSLPFVIEPRVNFDDTCKCGQKAASRIVGGTTTGVNEWPWQAALMYGSQQFCGGSLINDRYVLTAAHCTEGMKASDLTIRLAEHRLSTSSETSVVSRSVSQIIEHPNYQPGDEINDIALVKLSSPVKVSDTVLPVCMPPANPTYAGRTATVTGWGTTSSGGSSSDTLREVDVTVLSNTACQSGNYGSAIQDTMLCAGSAGKDSCQGDSGGPLVFKDGGGNYDQIGVVSWGIGCGDDGYPGVYTRVNSYLDWIKSNTADGVYCKGMVL